DNA from Gadus chalcogrammus isolate NIFS_2021 chromosome 11, NIFS_Gcha_1.0, whole genome shotgun sequence:
CACATTTGCCAGTCCTTCCTACCCACCTTTCTCTGAAGCGCCGTCGCCTTTGATGTGCTTCACCTCATCGGCGCTCAGGTCGCCCTTCTTCAGGACGACGACCTGCGGTAGCTCATCCTCACGGTCGCTGCCGCTGTCATCATCTAGCGTTGGCATCGCCTGACGCTGGAGACGTAACACAAAAGAGGCAATAACATTTAACGAGCTGCCGATGGTCAATATTAGGCATCCTAGTGTATGGACAATGGAGTATTGTATCATGGGTTGTGCTAAATGTTTTCCTTATTGCATTTAGGGTGCATGTCAAAGGAACTGTCAAGTGTTTATTTACAGGAGGCGATGGGTTGATTGTAAATGTGATTATCCATAATAGAGATGATGTGATAAAGTCCGACACGCACAGCAGCTAACGCTATGTAGCGTGCAAGAAGGACACACACCTTCGTATCGACGTTGGGTCCTTCCTTGTATCCGACATCACTCTTGAATTTCTTTAGAAACGACGGTTCGGTGGGTTTCACCCAAGATATATCACTTTTCTTTATGTTCTTATTCATTGTAGTACTATGCGCGTGAAGCAAGAACAGATTAAGCAGAACTAAACGTCATCAGAGTGCGCTTCCcaacaatgtaaaaaataaataagtcacGTGATTTGAGATAGCAATGTGATTGGCTGCCAGTCTAAGGCTTGCCTGGCGTGGACCAAGGAAGCGCTCGCCGACAAGACGTACCTGACAACGATTCATGGTTTCCTATGACCGCATAACCCCACGCACTGTCCTTGGAATATGATTTCTGGGGATATTTACGCTTTGCTGGCCGGCATTCTTGGAGCCGTAGCTTCTTCTTCTGCTAAACTGTCCCTCGGGGCGGATTACCTGAAAGACATGTGTGACACAGGGATGAAGAGATGGACCACTGAGGACCACTGGAGCAGACACGCTGAGGAGGAAACCCCCTGTGACTGGGTAACTCACACCTTCTGTGTATTGTATTCATATGGGCCACATTACACATGGAGCTATGTATATTTTCTATTGCAAATATATTCGATGCTATTGTGAGTTCTTCACATTTCGTTTTGGTTTAGTCTTAGTATTTCATATTTATCTTTTGTTTCACAGTATACTGCCCTCCCGAATGCATATATATCGTTTACTAACGCATAACGTTAAAGTATGGGAGCCACACTAGTATTTCACAGTTATTGGATCTATGTGTGTTAATATATCTCTGACGTCCGGGTTCATCCTCAGCTCCACATTCCTCTGCGCTTGATGTGCGGAGGTCTGCTGTTCACCTGCAATGCTGTGATGTGGACGTTCTTCTCCAAGGCGCTTCGCCACTGCTCCTCTTCCGCCAGAGCCACAGTGACCACCACTGCATCAAACTTTGTCTCTTCTGTAAGTTATGTACTAACTATAACAGCGGGAGTCCATAGGGATCCATAAAGTGTGATCTGTAGTAGTCACACATCTGTATAACCTTTATTCCTTTTACAAGTTCAACCATCAGATTCCTGCACTGGCCTATGTTTTGTTATGAGACTAATGAATGTTTGTGTTAAGAGACAAGACCAGGCCCGACTCTGCCTTTGTGCCCCCTAGTCAGAGAAACGATCAAATTCATGATTCATGTCTAATGACCTATTTATTCAATAAGATACAGCAGGTAGAACCAGTTTTAGCCGATGATGAGTACCAACATAATGGAGTTTTCAAGATAGTCCGGAATCATGAAGAAGGGCCTCCATCCCAACCTCCAATAACTATCTCATTATTTTTTTGTCGCTGTATTTCCCTCCAGGCGGTCCTAGGGAAAATGATTTTCGGAGAGACCCATGCGGCTCTGTGGTGGGTAGGGATCTCGCTCACCCTCTCCGGGCTGCTGGTGCTCCATGAGTCCACGCCCCAGATCGTATCGCAGGAAGACGGCAAGAAAGACAATTGATGACACTTCCCAAAGAGAACACTGTTACAATGTGATCCCCTAGAGACCAAGCCAAAAGAGAAGGGTCATCACAGCACAAGGCTAAAATGATCAGCCGCAATCTGAGCTTAATCACATTGTATAAGGATATGTGTCAACGAACATCAAGTACTACCAAAGCTAAAACGACTGCCTTGCAATGACATTAAATCACACTAGTTGTGGGAACTTTTGTTCTATAATGTATGTCTCTTTGCTGATCCATACATAACTACAGGGATAGGATCAGCACTCCAGACAGAAGGATCACAATCCTATCTCCCATGAAGAGCATCGACCGTTTGACATGCTCAAGCGCCGGTCCACTGTTACTAGATAAGCTgtcaaatatatacacaataaatgtaatatatgcGTGTGAAAATGTTGCTCATATATTATGCAATATACATTCACCTGTGTGTACGAAGATCTGTATTCACGTGCATGCATTCCAATAAGCACTATGGAAAGTATTTTCTATGCAATACAAACTACTGCCATTTACACTATACAAAGAATGTCACTGATTTGAATTCCTGATCAAATAAATGTTTGCATACAATCAAGAACTGAGAAGTAATGTCAATGTTTGTAGTGTATTCAAATCCAATCAAATCCATAAAAATTATCCAATTTAAGTAATATATTCTCCCacaatagaaaaagaaaaaaggaacagCTGGTAAATATGACTTCACTTACTGAATTTATTTGTTAAACCCCAGACACACAtgcttaataaaaaaacatgtcaTTCATAATTATACAGTAAACACAATGTAACATAAAAGGTCCCAAGACATATAGCATTCATTTTAAAAGCCCTTTTCTTACACAATTAGTATCATAAGTCGAACAGTACAAGAGGGTTAGGAATTTAAAATACAAGCACAGAAATCGACAAACGGAAAGCTGAACATTAGGCAAACCCCAACCCCCCTACAATCACTCACTAGTCCATGCTTTAAATTTGCTCTACCAGACTTTTAAGGCACACGGTGATATCAAAAACGCGGCTCAGTGGCTCGTCCATTAATTAATCATGCCTTTAGAGCTGTTTCTGGTCAGTGGTGTTCCCTGAGCTCCAGGAAAAGTGTTGACCATCAACCACTTCCACCACAAAATCCTTTGGTTCTGGTGCTAAGAATGCAGTCCATACACTGGCATCATCTGAAACCCAGGCGTGCAAGCACAGTTCTATTAACACATCAGCCTAAACATCTTGGTTTCCTTGTAGATTTATTGAAGCTCTGAAGCTTTAAACACCTTCTCTGATCGTGTCTGTTCTTCTAATGGACGTCTTGAGCTCTGAGGCATATTGTTGCACTGTAGTGGTGTCTGTATTCCAACGACGATACTTCTTACAAATAGCTACATTTTCCACAGAATCGTGCATCCAAGAAATTGGACTCATCTGCCTTCAATTCTCACTTTGAGGGTCTAGAAACCAAAATGATCGCCGCACGATTGCACATGTGTTAAGTATACAAGATGACAAAATAGTCCttcaaaatataattaaaaagcAGCGAAGGCCTTGTGGCGCTACTAGTACAGTGGAATCTCTATGATGTCCTCCTCAATGATGTCCCCCTGGGGGAcctcctccagggcctccaggggCCTCCTCTCACAGCGCAGGCCGCTGAACGGGCTGCACCAGGACAGGGAGAAGGGCCCGCCGCACGCAGCCTGCATGGCCTCCCAACACGGGACCTTATCCCACTTCCCGGTCTCTCCCTTCAGACGTTCGATTCcctggagaagagagagaacaggcgGTCAGACAGGGTGCAGAAGAAGCACATGAAGGAAGCGTGTCCTCTGCATGCACAACGACTACTAAAAAAAGagactgaaaaaaaataagttttctACTGAGCTATTTATTTTCTCCACCaagtataaattataaatacatGTTGGGAATGAAATATTGAATTTAGGCTGACTAAAGAAACATGGCAAAATTTTAATAAATTCACATATTTATGTTCCAATGCCAGTCACATGCAAATTATGATGAAGAATGAAGGCATCTATCATTAGTCAACTGGGCACGGGGGGTAAAAACATTTTGGCATGCATCATGCCATTATGCAGTTTTAAAAACACTCATTAAACTCACGTTTGAATGAGTCTACTGTCCAAAACAGACAAGGAAAATGAAGACGTTGGATGTTTCATAGACCCTCTGCTTTAGACTTGCATGCATATGGAATGTATGTTAAGTAGGACAACTAGGGTGATCTCTGTTCCGAGCTTACCTCTGTCTCTTTACCAGCAAACCTGCCAGACAAGTCTTAACAGGCTGGCTTGCTGAAGAATCTACCAGGTCATCAAGTTATCAAT
Protein-coding regions in this window:
- the tmem42a gene encoding transmembrane protein 42a, with translation MISGDIYALLAGILGAVASSSAKLSLGADYLKDMCDTGMKRWTTEDHWSRHAEEETPCDWLHIPLRLMCGGLLFTCNAVMWTFFSKALRHCSSSARATVTTTASNFVSSAVLGKMIFGETHAALWWVGISLTLSGLLVLHESTPQIVSQEDGKKDN